A genomic stretch from Arachis stenosperma cultivar V10309 chromosome 3, arast.V10309.gnm1.PFL2, whole genome shotgun sequence includes:
- the LOC130967860 gene encoding subtilisin-like protease SBT3.9, producing the protein MSTTNARNMRWNRMDQWLVISAILLLQDFLFLSQILAETTTSVHIVYMGDKIYDNSDTTKKVHHKILSSLLGSKEAAKNSILYSYKHGFSGFAARLTKSQAEEVAKFPGVVSVIPNRIHKLHTTRSWDFLGIHHSSSNTVSNGINLGEGTIIGVIDTGIWPESVSFNDEAMGKIPSRWKGVCEVGEQFSSKNCNKKIIGARWFLKGISHHAKKLILGNESSEYLSARDAIGHGTHTASTAAGYFVENANYRGLASGIARGGAPLAHLAIYKACWDISVGGCSGADILKAFDKAIHDGVDILTVSLGLNIPLFSYVDQRDAIAIGSFHATAKGITVICSAGNSGPNSLTVSNTAPWIITVAATTIDRAFPAAIILGNNLTLWGESLDAGKHSNGFVGLTYSERVALDPDDDTAKDCQSGSLNATMAAGKIVLCFSLSEEQDIISASLAVREAGGVGIIFAQSHEDGLNQCGSFPCVKVDYEVGTQIVSYIRRARFPTASLSFPKTVIGKWTSPRVASFSSRGPSTMSPSVLKPDIAAPGVDILAAFTTKGTTKNNAFQFLSGTSMSCPHVAGIAALIKSKHATWSPAAIRSAMVTTASQIGNDGSFVSEEGSTLKEADPFDIGGGHVNPIKAMDPGLIYDIITEDYIQFLCSMGYSSSSIRKVTKTTSCEKQKYQGLNLNLPSISVPNLKKAAKVTRTVTNVGNITAVYRAIVKEPYGIEVRVEPQILSFNSDTTILSFSVMLHSTQKVHNGDYRFGSLTWTDGKHSVRTPLAVRTIKFES; encoded by the exons ATGAGTACTACTAATGCAAGGAACATGAGATGGAATAGAATGGACCAATGGCTTGTAATTTCAGCTATTCTTTTACTGCAAGATTTTCTGTTCCTCTCTCAGATACTTGCTGAGACCACAACCTCT GTGCATATTGTATACATGGGGGATAAGATATATGATAATTCAGACACTACTAAAAAGGTTCACCACAAAATATTATCTTCACTTCTAGGAAG CAAAGAAGCTGCAAAGAATTCAATTCTTTACAGCTATAAGCATGGATTTTCAGGGTTTGCTGCAAGGTTAACAAAATCTCAAGCAGAAGAAGTAGCAA AATTTCCGGGGGTAGTTTCTGTCATTCCGAATCGGATACACAAACTTCACACAACAAGAAGTTGGGACTTCCTTGGTATCCATCATTCATCTTCAAACACTGTTTCCAATGGAATCAACTTAGGTGAAGGAACCATAATAGGTGTCATTGACACAG GAATCTGGCCAGAGTCTGTGAGTTTTAACGACGAAGCGATGGGAAAAATCCCATCAAGGTGGAAAGGAGTTTGTGAAGTGGGAGAGCAATTCAGTTCCAAAAACTGCAACAAAAAGATAATAGGTGCTAGATGGTTCTTGAAAGGAATATCTCATCATGCTAAGAAGCTGATCCTTGGAAATGAAAGCAGCGAATATCTTTCGGCTCGAGATGCTATAGGCCATGGCACTCACACAGCTTCCACAGCAGCAGGGTACTTTGTAGAAAATGCAAACTACAGAGGACTTGCTTCTGGCATAGCCAGAGGAGGAGCTCCACTTGCACACTTAGCTATATACAAGGCATGCTGGGACATTTCTGTTGGAGGTTGTTCTGGTGCAGATATCCTTAAGGCTTTTGACAAGGCAATACATGATGGAGTAGACATTTTAACAGTTTCTCTTGGCCTTAACATTCCTTTGTTCTCATATGTTGATCAGCGCGACGCCATAGCAATTGGTTCCTTTCATGCAACTGCTAAGGGAATCACAGTTATATGTTCAGCTGGGAATTCTGGTCCAAACTCTCTAACAGTTTCAAATACTGCTCCATGGATTATCACAGTTGCAGCCACCACCATAGATAGGGCCTTTCCGGCTGCAATTATTCTTGGAAATAATCTCACTCTCTGG GGGGAGTCCTTGGATGCTGGAAAGCATAGCAATGGATTTGTTGGACTAACATACTCCGAACGTGTCGCTTTAGATCCTGATGATGATACAGC TAAGGATTGTCAGTCTGGAAGTCTGAATGCTACAATGGCAGCAGGCAAAATTGTGCTATGCTTTTCGCTATCCGAGGAACAGGATATCATCTCTGCATCGCTTGCTGTAAGGGAAGCTGGAGGAGTTGGAATAATATTTGCACAATCTCATGAAGATGGACTCAACCAATGTGGCTCCTTTCCATGTGTTAAGGTAGATTATGAAGTAGGGACACAGATAGTATCCTATATTAGAAGAGCAAG GTTTCCAACTGCAAGCCTAAGTTTTCCAAAGACTGTTATTGGAAAATGGACTTCTCCAAGAGTTGCATCATTCTCATCAAGAGGACCTAGCACTATGTCTCCTTCTGTGCTAAAG CCAGACATAGCAGCACCAGGTGTAGACATTTTGGCGGCATTTACAACAAAAGGCACCACAAAGAATAATGCATTTCAATTCTTATCTGGAACTTCAATGTCATGTCCTCATGTGGCTGGAATAGCAGCTCTCATCAAATCCAAACACGCAACATGGTCTCCTGCAGCCATAAGATCAGCTATGGTTACAACAG CATCTCAAATTGGAAATGATGGAAGCTTTGTATCTGAAGAGGGTTCCACACTTAAGGAAGCTGATCCGTTCGACATTGGTGGCGGCCATGTAAACCCCATCAAAGCAATGGATCCAGGGCTCATATATGATATCATCACTGAGGATTATATCCAGTTCCTATGTTCCATGGGGTATAGTAGTTCATCCATTAGAAAAGTGACCAAGACCACAAGTTGCgaaaaacagaaataccaaGGACTGAACCTTAACCTTCCTTCCATATCAGTTCCAAACTTGAAGAAGGCTGCAAAAGTAACAAGAACAGTGACAAATGTAGGAAACATAACTGCAGTTTATAGAGCTATAGTGAAGGAACCATATGGCATAGAAGTAAGAGTTGAACCTCAAATTCTGAGTTTCAACTCAGACACCACAATACTTTCCTTTAGTGTCATGCTTCATTCAACTCAAAAGGTTCATAATGGTGATTACAGATTTGGGAGCCTAACTTGGACAGATGGCAAGCATTCTGTGAGGACCCCACTAGCTGTGAGGACCATAAAGTTTGAATCATAA